In Corylus avellana chromosome ca2, CavTom2PMs-1.0, the following proteins share a genomic window:
- the LOC132171225 gene encoding COMPASS-like H3K4 histone methylase component WDR5B yields the protein MASGATPPYKPYRHLKTLTAHTRAVSCVKFSNDGTLLASASLDKTLIVWTAQSLSLVHRLVGHSEGVSDLAWSSDSHYICSASDDRTLRIWDARAATSESAHVKTLRGHSNLVFCVNFSPQSNLIVSGSFDETIRIWEVKTGKCLHAIRAHSMPVTSVHFNRDGSLIVSSSHDGTCKIWDSSKATLLKTLIDDKVPAVSFAKFSPNGKFILVATLNDSLKLWNYSVGKFLKIYSGHVNRAYCLTSTFSVTNGKYIVSGSEDRCIYLWDLQQKTMVQKIEGHTDTVISVTCHPTENKIASAGLEADRTVRIWVQDS from the exons ATGGCCAGTGGCGCGACCCCTCCCTACAAACCTTACCGCCACCTGAAAACCCTGACCGCCCACACGCGCGCCGTCTCGTGCGTGAAATTCTCCAACGACGGCACGCTCCTAGCCTCGGCCTCCTTGGACAAAACCCTAATCGTGTGGACCGCCCAGTCCCTTTCCCTCGTGCACCGCCTCGTGGGGCACTCGGAGGGCGTGTCCGACCTGGCCTGGTCCTCCGACTCCCACTACATCTGCTCCGCCTCCGACGACCGCACGCTCCGCATCTGGGACGCCCGCGCCGCCACGAGCGAGTCGGCGCACGTGAAGACCCTGCGGGGGCATTCGAACTTGGTCTTCTGCGTGAACTTCAGCCCGCAGTCGAATCTGATCGTTTCAGGGTCCTTCGACGAGACGATTCGGATATGGGAGGTGAAGACCGGGAAGTGCCTCCACGCGATCCGTGCCCACTCCATGCCCGTCACTTCCGTGCACTTCAACCGGGACGGCTCGCTCATTGTCTCCTCCAGCCACGACGGCACGTGCAAGATCTGGGACTCCTCCAAGGCCACCTTGCTCAAGACGCTCATCGACGACAAGGTCCCCGCCGTATCCTTCGCTAAGTTCTCACCCAACGGCAAGTTCATCCTTGTCGCCACGCTCAATGACTCCCTC AAGTTGTGGAATTACTCAGTAGGGAAGTTTTTGAAGATTTACTCGGGGCATGTGAATAGGGCTTACTGCTTAACATCCACATTTTCTGTCACAAATGGGAAATACATCGTTAGTGGGTCAGAGGATCGCTGTATTTATTTATGGGATCTGCAGCAGAAAACCATGGTTCAGAAAATTGAAGGCCACACTGATACTGTCATTTCTGTTACTTGTCACCCAACTGAGAACAAGATTGCTTCTGCAGGCCTTGAGGCCGATAGAACTGTGAGGATTTGGGTTCAAGATTCATGA
- the LOC132171364 gene encoding uncharacterized protein LOC132171364: MGTLSLFPASLTASLRLCTSHSKTQLSNPIFCPPGSSTTLKSLRFPSKTVAFGSNTNDPKPKESIFLDENGAVDDMDGYMNYLSLEYDSVWDTKPSWCQPWTIVLTGVSVIASSWLILHSIVVTVVILLLICTWWYIFLFSYPKAYSEMISERRRRVTNGVEDTFGFGRGNESN, translated from the exons ATGGGAACTCTATCTCTCTTCCCTGCCTCGTTAACTGCTTCATTGCGACTCTGTACCTCCCATTCCAAGACTCAACTCTCCAACCCCATATTCTGCCCACCCGGCTCCTCGACGACTCTTAAATCACTACGGTTTCCCAGCAAAACCGTTGCCTTTGGAAGCAACACAAATGACCCAAAACCAAAAGAGTCTATTTTCTTGGATGAAAATGGCGCGGTTGATGATATGGATGGGTATATGAACTACCTCTCTCTAGAATATGACTCTGTTTGGGACACCAAACCATCCTG GTGTCAACCATGGACGATAGTTCTAACTGGAGTATCAGTGATTGCTAGTAGCTGGTTAATCTTGCACTCGATAGTAGTCACAGTGGTCATACTGTTACTAATATGCACATGGTGGtacatctttttgttttcttatccAAAG GCATATTCAGAGATGATTTCTGAGCGGAGGAGGAGGGTGACAAATGGTGTTGAAGACACATTTGGTTTTGGAAGAGGCAATGAATCAAATTAA